A window of the Microbulbifer aggregans genome harbors these coding sequences:
- a CDS encoding NYN domain-containing protein, translating into MDEIKQKIALFIDADNAPAGKFEDVLSEVAKYGVVTIRKAYGNWKSPTLRPWEELLHEHAIQPVQQYDLTKGKNASDIALVIDAMDVMYTKDIDVMCFISSDCDFTPMVTRALAEGKVVLGFGERKTPSPFVNACSKFLFLDQAEVVKERNGEKRKNIKSDTKLITLLRHAIEATEDDDGWAELGAVGSNISNRTSFDCRNYGFKNLSSLFRAIDLFELKRGQGKSYLVRDTRRSKKS; encoded by the coding sequence ATGGACGAAATCAAACAGAAGATTGCCCTTTTCATCGACGCTGACAATGCGCCGGCCGGAAAATTCGAGGATGTACTGAGCGAGGTAGCAAAATACGGGGTGGTCACCATCCGCAAGGCCTATGGTAACTGGAAGTCACCGACGCTCAGGCCCTGGGAGGAACTGCTGCACGAGCACGCCATCCAGCCGGTGCAGCAATATGACCTGACCAAGGGCAAGAACGCCTCCGATATCGCTCTGGTGATCGACGCAATGGATGTGATGTATACGAAGGATATCGATGTGATGTGCTTCATCTCATCGGATTGTGACTTTACCCCCATGGTGACTAGGGCCCTGGCGGAGGGCAAGGTGGTTCTGGGATTCGGCGAGCGCAAGACACCTTCACCTTTCGTCAACGCCTGCTCCAAGTTCCTCTTCCTCGACCAAGCAGAAGTGGTCAAGGAGAGAAATGGTGAAAAACGCAAGAACATCAAGTCGGACACCAAGCTGATTACCCTGCTGCGGCATGCCATTGAAGCCACTGAGGACGATGATGGCTGGGCGGAACTCGGCGCCGTCGGCTCCAACATCTCCAACCGGACGTCATTCGACTGCCGTAACTATGGCTTCAAGAATCTGAGCAGTCTGTTCAGGGCCATTGATCTTTTCGAATTGAAGCGTGGCCAGGGCAAGTCATACCTGGTCAGGGATACGAGAAGAAGTAAAAAAAGCTGA